The following are from one region of the Leptospira selangorensis genome:
- a CDS encoding phosphatase PAP2 family protein yields the protein MFIREKIHSPLLNRTLSRINRGEIMLVLILPYLAYAAWKGSLPYPWWIVIPYAGLVAYANDRFVLVLKKLIARKRPLVTVAGKVDQNPDMKHSFPSAHASNSMTAALILVFLFGFPEWFLVLSLLAGIGRLLSLHHFPSDVLGGWLIGTCFGTLGLFLGRWLLPCLFGTT from the coding sequence ATGTTTATTCGCGAAAAAATACATTCCCCTCTTCTGAACAGAACTCTCTCCAGGATCAATCGAGGAGAGATAATGTTAGTTCTTATTCTTCCTTATCTTGCTTACGCTGCATGGAAAGGAAGCCTTCCGTATCCTTGGTGGATCGTAATTCCGTATGCAGGGCTTGTTGCTTATGCGAATGATCGTTTTGTTTTAGTATTAAAGAAGTTAATCGCTCGTAAGAGGCCTTTAGTCACCGTTGCCGGAAAAGTGGATCAGAACCCGGATATGAAACATTCATTTCCTTCTGCTCATGCATCTAATTCAATGACTGCGGCATTGATCTTAGTGTTCTTGTTCGGTTTTCCGGAATGGTTTTTGGTGCTGAGTCTTTTGGCGGGAATCGGAAGATTATTATCTCTTCACCATTTTCCCTCCGATGTGCTCGGAGGGTGGTTGATAGGAACTTGTTTCGGGACCTTAGGCCTTTTTCTTGGCCGCTGGCTTCTTCCCTGCTTGTTTGGAACCACCTAA
- a CDS encoding UDP-glucuronic acid decarboxylase family protein, which translates to MANRVLVTGGAGFIGSHLCERLIQEGNEVICVDNFHTGRKKNVEKLLSNPRFELIRHDITEPIRLEVDQIYNFACPASPIHYQSNAIKTIKTNVLGTTNMLGLAKRVKARILQASTSEVYGNPIEHPQKETYWGNVNPIGIRSCYDEGKRVAETLCFDYHRNHKVDIRVIRIFNTYGPRMLPDDGRVVSNFVVQALAGKDITVYGDGSQTRSFCYVDDLVDGIIRMMNTQDFNGPVNLGNDGEFTVKELAELVLKETGSSSKIIYKTLPQDDPARRKPDLTLARQKLGYEPKVPLLEGIRKTVDYFKNHLD; encoded by the coding sequence ATGGCTAATAGAGTGCTAGTGACCGGCGGAGCCGGATTTATCGGATCTCATCTATGCGAAAGATTGATACAAGAAGGTAACGAAGTTATCTGTGTTGATAACTTTCATACGGGAAGAAAGAAGAATGTTGAAAAACTTCTCTCGAATCCTCGCTTCGAACTAATACGTCATGATATCACTGAGCCGATCAGACTCGAAGTAGATCAGATTTATAACTTCGCTTGTCCTGCGAGCCCGATCCATTATCAATCCAACGCAATTAAAACTATTAAGACCAACGTTCTCGGAACTACGAATATGTTGGGACTCGCTAAAAGAGTAAAAGCCAGGATCTTGCAAGCTTCTACCAGTGAAGTTTATGGAAATCCGATCGAACATCCTCAAAAAGAAACTTATTGGGGAAATGTAAATCCAATCGGTATCAGAAGTTGTTACGATGAAGGAAAGAGGGTCGCTGAAACTCTTTGTTTTGACTATCACAGAAATCATAAAGTGGACATAAGAGTTATTCGTATCTTCAATACTTACGGACCTCGTATGCTTCCGGACGACGGAAGAGTTGTAAGTAATTTTGTGGTCCAAGCATTAGCTGGAAAAGACATCACAGTTTATGGAGATGGTTCCCAAACTAGATCCTTCTGCTATGTGGATGACCTTGTAGATGGTATCATCAGAATGATGAACACCCAGGACTTCAATGGTCCTGTGAACTTGGGAAACGATGGAGAGTTCACCGTTAAAGAATTAGCGGAGTTAGTTTTAAAAGAGACCGGCTCTTCTTCCAAAATCATTTATAAAACTCTTCCTCAAGACGATCCTGCCCGCAGAAAGCCGGATCTGACTTTAGCTAGACAAAAACTGGGTTATGAACCTAAGGTTCCTTTATTAGAAGGAATCAGGAAAACGGTCGATTATTTCAAAAATCACTTGGATTAA
- a CDS encoding DUF1577 domain-containing protein: MEVEYRSYLQSPRIWDTIKDPQKVGYILKEYVHNNGLFLKENPLKQELQILQTTPEGKIFLRIDPESISEEGEITVYKTLSKHMEIGFRVDSVNHEDGVVICSPEYVRIAKDGRILPRIEGLQGKVVAHRFHMLKKEQDSTKVLGTSGQILLTDLHKNILSEYPYSRLVFPTGKELSFEQDLSKRTGKTIFVKDAISMDPLSQEEANGFNILDLKQELEEEMILEDRTKVYRSGKIQSFAIYPIYYKDPSGSKLVALGYAETKDRILDPAILKKYAELEDVFNERIEDSNTLDVDIRQNVINASEGGILLEVTESQLVESFLHKPFFTADITFKMQAPLRFAFKIRHISQIGEIYLVGAEIVGSNDAKTNMTLLKKNLSFIKSV, translated from the coding sequence ATGGAAGTCGAGTACCGATCTTACCTACAATCACCAAGAATATGGGATACCATCAAGGATCCCCAAAAAGTAGGTTATATTCTGAAAGAGTACGTACATAACAACGGACTCTTTCTGAAAGAAAATCCTCTAAAACAAGAATTACAAATCCTACAAACTACTCCTGAAGGAAAAATTTTCCTTAGGATCGATCCGGAATCTATAAGCGAAGAAGGTGAGATCACAGTTTACAAGACCTTAAGTAAACATATGGAAATCGGCTTTAGAGTGGATTCAGTGAACCACGAAGATGGAGTAGTGATTTGTTCACCCGAGTATGTAAGGATCGCAAAAGACGGACGTATTCTTCCAAGGATAGAAGGATTACAAGGCAAAGTAGTAGCTCATAGATTTCATATGCTAAAGAAAGAACAGGATTCCACCAAAGTCCTGGGAACTTCAGGCCAAATCCTACTTACGGACTTACATAAGAATATATTATCAGAATATCCTTATTCTAGATTGGTGTTTCCAACAGGAAAAGAACTTAGCTTTGAACAAGACTTATCCAAACGAACAGGCAAAACCATCTTTGTAAAAGATGCGATCAGCATGGATCCTCTTTCCCAAGAAGAGGCAAACGGTTTCAATATTCTAGATCTAAAACAAGAATTAGAAGAAGAGATGATCCTGGAAGATAGGACCAAAGTATATCGTTCCGGAAAAATACAATCATTCGCGATCTATCCAATCTATTACAAAGATCCTTCCGGATCCAAGCTCGTTGCTTTAGGTTATGCGGAGACTAAGGATAGAATTTTAGATCCTGCGATTCTGAAAAAATACGCAGAATTAGAAGACGTGTTTAATGAAAGGATAGAAGACTCCAATACTCTGGATGTTGATATCCGTCAAAACGTGATCAACGCTTCTGAAGGAGGAATTCTTTTGGAAGTAACAGAATCCCAGCTAGTCGAATCTTTTCTGCATAAACCTTTCTTTACTGCGGATATAACTTTCAAGATGCAAGCTCCATTGAGATTTGCATTTAAAATCCGACATATTTCTCAGATCGGGGAAATTTACCTAGTCGGTGCAGAAATAGTTGGCTCCAACGATGCCAAGACGAATATGACTCTATTAAAGAAGAATTTAAGCTTCATTAAGAGCGTCTAA
- a CDS encoding Re/Si-specific NAD(P)(+) transhydrogenase subunit alpha → MNIGVLKEAKEETRVAVTPDVVDAFKKIGASVIIEKGAGEGSFFSDEDYKKAGATIQSRADVLKKSDLVVSIHLADGASLSKIKKGAFYLGMFQPAVNPQVIKKLAAQKVTVLSLDAIARITRAQSMDVLSSQATVAGYKAVLIASTHLTRFFPMLTTAAGTITPASVLIIGAGVAGLQAIASSRRLGAVVDVFDTRPEVKEQVQSLGAKFVEVEGATHSAAAGGYAVEQTEEYKKRQQEAIEKFAAKADVIITTALIPGRKAPIIITKKIVDRMKAGSVVVDLASPNGGNCEYTQHGKVVLTKNGVSVVGHQNLAGSLPSDASRMFAKNVLNYLKLLVKEKKINFDLNDEVIASTTITHEGEIRHKLTLDALGGSKQAGKKPAAKKKA, encoded by the coding sequence ATGAATATCGGAGTTTTAAAAGAAGCTAAGGAAGAAACTAGAGTAGCGGTAACACCGGACGTAGTTGATGCCTTTAAAAAAATCGGTGCTTCTGTTATCATCGAGAAAGGCGCTGGAGAAGGATCTTTTTTCTCCGACGAAGATTATAAAAAAGCCGGGGCGACGATTCAATCTCGCGCGGACGTGCTGAAAAAATCCGACCTAGTAGTGAGCATTCACTTAGCGGATGGAGCAAGCTTATCTAAGATTAAAAAAGGAGCTTTCTATTTAGGAATGTTCCAACCTGCAGTGAATCCTCAGGTTATCAAAAAGCTTGCAGCTCAAAAAGTTACAGTACTGAGCTTAGATGCGATTGCTCGTATCACTCGTGCTCAGTCTATGGACGTTCTTTCATCCCAAGCAACTGTTGCTGGATATAAAGCTGTTCTTATAGCTTCCACTCATTTGACCAGATTTTTCCCGATGTTGACAACTGCTGCAGGAACAATTACTCCTGCTTCTGTTCTTATCATTGGAGCTGGTGTTGCCGGTTTACAAGCAATTGCAAGTTCCAGAAGATTAGGTGCAGTAGTAGACGTATTCGATACTCGCCCTGAAGTAAAAGAGCAAGTTCAATCCCTTGGCGCTAAATTCGTTGAAGTCGAAGGTGCGACTCACTCTGCAGCTGCAGGTGGTTACGCTGTAGAACAAACTGAGGAATATAAAAAACGCCAGCAAGAAGCGATTGAAAAGTTCGCTGCAAAAGCTGATGTGATCATCACTACAGCTTTGATCCCAGGAAGAAAAGCTCCAATCATCATCACTAAAAAGATCGTGGATAGAATGAAAGCCGGATCCGTAGTAGTGGACCTTGCTTCTCCAAACGGAGGAAACTGCGAGTACACTCAACACGGTAAGGTTGTATTAACTAAAAACGGAGTTTCCGTAGTTGGTCACCAAAACCTGGCAGGTTCTCTTCCTTCAGATGCTTCCAGAATGTTCGCTAAGAACGTATTAAATTATCTGAAACTATTGGTTAAAGAGAAGAAGATTAACTTTGATTTGAATGACGAAGTTATCGCTTCTACGACGATCACTCACGAAGGAGAAATCCGTCACAAACTTACTTTGGATGCCTTAGGTGGTTCCAAACAAGCAGGGAAGAAGCCAGCGGCCAAGAAAAAGGCCTAA
- the hisS gene encoding histidine--tRNA ligase: MEKQKAFLPTAPYKGTRDFYPEEMRFRNWMFSVMRKTVQSFGYEEYDGPILESFELYLAKSGEEIVQRQLYDFTDKGDRHVAIRPEMTPTLARMVAGEVRNLAKPIRWFSVPNLWRYEQPGKGRLREHWQLNVDLFGVNSYRAEVEIILIANAILENFKAPKGSYQIKVSHRGILDSFLNQTLALASEKAHAVSKLLDKKSKISKESFEEEIKPLLSNPEKQLALIYKYLDTNLQTIGELEGIDPSSVEFIRNLFSDLGSLGIKDQLEFDPSIIRGFDYYTGCIFEVFDTNPENRRSLYGGGRYDNLIGLFSNEQLSGIGFGLGDVTFKNFLEGHGLVPKDLNSKNAVLIPLMDDKVFPEVLKLAEELRKEGIGVETMLESAKLGKQIQTAEKKGYRFLIFLGESEISENKVQLKDIVSGEQSSVSRSDLISILRKSLLG; this comes from the coding sequence TTGGAAAAACAGAAAGCCTTTTTACCCACTGCCCCATACAAGGGGACGAGAGATTTTTATCCGGAAGAAATGAGATTCCGAAATTGGATGTTTTCCGTAATGAGGAAGACCGTTCAATCTTTCGGCTACGAAGAATACGACGGCCCGATCCTAGAATCTTTCGAACTCTATCTGGCAAAAAGCGGAGAAGAGATCGTACAAAGACAATTGTACGATTTCACGGATAAAGGAGATCGTCACGTTGCGATCCGTCCTGAAATGACTCCTACTCTTGCAAGAATGGTAGCTGGAGAAGTTAGAAATCTTGCTAAACCTATTCGTTGGTTTTCTGTTCCGAACTTATGGAGATATGAGCAACCTGGCAAAGGACGTCTCAGAGAACATTGGCAACTCAATGTGGATCTATTCGGAGTAAATTCTTATAGAGCAGAAGTTGAGATCATTCTGATCGCTAATGCAATTTTAGAAAATTTTAAAGCTCCTAAAGGAAGTTACCAGATCAAAGTTTCTCATAGAGGAATTTTAGATTCATTCCTAAACCAAACTCTGGCTCTAGCGTCTGAGAAAGCTCATGCGGTTTCCAAACTTTTAGATAAAAAATCTAAGATCAGCAAAGAATCTTTTGAAGAAGAGATCAAACCTCTACTTTCTAATCCAGAAAAACAATTAGCTCTGATCTATAAGTATCTAGATACAAATCTCCAAACAATCGGAGAATTAGAAGGTATAGATCCTTCTTCCGTTGAATTTATTAGAAATCTTTTTTCAGATCTGGGCTCTCTTGGGATCAAGGATCAATTGGAATTCGATCCTTCTATCATTCGTGGTTTTGATTATTATACAGGTTGTATTTTCGAAGTATTCGATACCAATCCGGAAAACAGAAGGTCCTTGTACGGCGGAGGAAGATACGACAACCTGATCGGATTATTCTCCAACGAACAACTTTCGGGGATCGGTTTCGGATTGGGAGATGTAACCTTCAAAAACTTTTTAGAAGGACATGGACTTGTTCCTAAAGATCTGAATTCTAAAAATGCCGTTTTAATCCCTTTGATGGATGATAAAGTTTTTCCCGAAGTTTTGAAACTTGCAGAAGAACTTAGGAAAGAAGGAATCGGAGTGGAAACAATGCTCGAGTCTGCAAAACTCGGCAAACAAATCCAGACGGCGGAAAAAAAAGGATATCGTTTCTTGATCTTCTTAGGAGAATCCGAAATCTCCGAAAACAAGGTTCAATTAAAAGATATCGTCTCAGGAGAACAATCTTCTGTTTCCAGATCCGATCTAATCTCCATCTTACGGAAATCCTTACTTGGATAA